GAGCCCGATTTTTCCTTGGATACTTTGGTGCCATCTAATCCAAATCAACCCTATGATATGAAAGAGTTGATTGAGAAGATTGTTGACGACGGTGAATTCTTTGAGTTGCAACCAGATTACGCAAAGAATATTGTCATTGGTTTTGCACGTATGGAAGGTCGCTCAATTGGTATCGTGGCAAATCAACCGCTGGTATTGGCAGGTTGTTTGGATATTAAAGCCTCTATTAAAGCAGCGCGTTTTGTGCGCTTCTGTGATGCCTTCAATATCCCCGTGGTGACATTGGTAGACGTTCCTGGATTTATGCCCGGAACAGCTCAAGAATATGGCGGCATTATTAAGCATGGTGCGAAATTGCTCTATGCATATGCAGATTGCACAGTGCCAAAAGTCACGCTCATTACCCGCAAAGCCTATGGTGGCGCATATGACGTGATGGCCTCTAAGCATTTACGTGGTGACGTGAACTTTGCATGGCCTTCTGCTGAGATTGCAGTGATGGGCCCTAAGGGCGCAGTAGAAATCATTTTCCGCGAAGAAAAATCTGATCCAGAAAAGATTGCTGCTCGTGAAGCGGAATACAAGTCTAAGTTTGCAAACCCCTTTGTGGCAGGCCGTCGTGGATATATTGATGATGTCATCCTTCCACATGAAACCCGCAAACGTATCGCTCGCTCTTTAGCAATGCTTAAAGACAAAGATTTGAAGAATCCTGCGCGTAAACACGGCAACATTCCTCTGTAAAGGCGCTGATAAAAATGACTACGAAAATGTTTAAGAAAATTTTGATTGCTAACCGCGGCGAGATCGCTTGCCGTGTGATGAAAACTGCCAAGAAGATGGGCATTAAAACCGTCGCCGTATATTCAGAGGCGGATAAAGAGGCTCGACATGTACAGTTGGCTGATGAGGCCGTTTGCATCGGACCAGCTCCATCGAGAGAATCTTATCTTGTAATGGATCGGATCATTCAGGCCTGCAAAGATACTGGCGCAGAAGCAGTTCACCCAGGCTATGGATTCCTTTCCGAGAATGAGCAGTTCGCTAAGCGCTGTGAAGAGGAAGGTATTGTCTTCATCGGCCCTAAACACCAGTCTATTGCAGCTATGGGCGACAAGATCGCTTCTAAGAAACTAGCTCAAGAAGCTAAGGTCAATACGATTCCCGGTTATAACGATGCAATTGATACCAACGAAGAGGCTGTCAAGATTGCCCAAGGAATTGGCTATCCAGTCATGATTAAAGCTTCAGCAGGTGGCGGCGGTAAAGGCTTGCGTGTAGCGTTTAATGACAAAGAGGCTGCCGAAGGATTTGCAGCATGTAAAACCGAAGCAATGAATAGCTTCGGAGATGATCGCATCTTTATTGAGAAATTTGTTGAAGGCCCAAGACATATTGAGATTCAGATCTTGGGTGATTCCCATGGTAATGTGGTCTACCTCAATGAGCGTGATTGCTCTATTCAGCGTCGTCACCAAAAGGTAATCGAAGAGGCTCCATCTCCATTTATTGATCCAGCCACCCGTAAAGCTATGGGCGAGCAAGCAGTTGCTCTAGCTAAAGCGGTTAACTACCAGTCAGCTGGAACGGTGGAGTTTGTGGTCGGCAAAGATAAATCTTTCTACTTCCTGGAAATGAATACTCGCTTACAGGTAGAGCATCCTGTTACCGAAAGCATCACTGGCCTTGACCTTGTGGAGCAGATGATTCGGGTTGCGGCTGGTGAAAAGTTGTCATTCAAACAAGAGGATGTAAAGCTGGATGGCTGGTCAATAGAGTGCCGTATTAATGCGGATGATCCATTCCGTAACTTCTTGCCTTCTACAGGTCGTCTTGTGAAGTATCGCCCACCGGAGTCGGTAAATGGTGTTCGTGTGGATACCGGCGTCTACGAGGGTGGTGAGATTCCGATGTATTACGACTCCATGATCGCTAAATTGATTGTGCATGGCAAGGATCGTACAGAGGCCATTGAGAAGATGCGTTCCGCTTTGAATGACTTTGTGATTCGCGGCATTCATTCGAATATTCCATTCCAAGCAGCGTTGTTGCAGCACCCACGATTTGTGAATGGTGATTTCACAACGGGCTTTATTGCCGAGGAATACCCAGAAGGCTTTAAGAAGGATTCAGTACAACCTGCTGACCCTAAACGTTTAGCCGCTTTGGCAGCCTTTATGCGCTATCGCTATCTTGAGCATATCAAGATGATTGATGGTCAGTTAGCTGGACATGAAATGGTTATTGCTAAGAAATTTGTTGTGGTGACTGGCAAAAAAACTGGCTCTATGAATGATCCGTACGAGGTTCCAATTCGGGTTGAGCTTAAAGATGGCGTTTATTCGGTCTACATTGAAGAAAATGATGGTGTTAGCCGGTATGACATCGTCAGCGATTGGCGCCCAGGACAAATTTGCCTCAATGCAACTATTAATGGCACGCAAAAAATCACTGCTCAAGTTGAGCGTAAGGGCGTTAAGTTCTATCTCATCCTAGACGGTGCGCACTATGAGTGTATGGTTCTCAGTCCATTGGGTGCTGAACTACAACGCCGTATGCCAGTGAAGCTTCCACCTGATACGTCTAAGCTTGTTATGTCGCCGATGCCCGGTTTGCTAACCAAAGTTGCAGTTAAGGTTGGTGAAGCGGTAACGGCGGGCCAGAAGCTAGCATCCATTGAAGCAATGAAGATGGAAAACACGATTTCAGCTATGCAAGATGGCGTTGTTGCGGAGATCTGCGCCAAAGAGGGTGAAAGCTTGGCAGTTGATCAATTAATTATTCGCTTTGGATAAGAGGAGCTCCGTTTAAATGACACTTAAGCCCTTTAAGATTCTCGGAATTCAGCAGATCGCAATTGGTGGCGAGGATAAAGATCGCCTCAAGAAGCTATGGGTTGATTTATTCGGCTTTGAATATAAGAGCACTTTTGTATCTGAGCGTGAAAACGTAGATGAAGATATTTGTGCAATTGGCTCTGGAGCATATGAGATCGAAGTTGATCTGATGCAGCCCCTTGATATCAATAAAAAGCC
This DNA window, taken from Polynucleobacter sp. MWH-UH25E, encodes the following:
- the accC gene encoding acetyl-CoA carboxylase biotin carboxylase subunit; translation: MFKKILIANRGEIACRVMKTAKKMGIKTVAVYSEADKEARHVQLADEAVCIGPAPSRESYLVMDRIIQACKDTGAEAVHPGYGFLSENEQFAKRCEEEGIVFIGPKHQSIAAMGDKIASKKLAQEAKVNTIPGYNDAIDTNEEAVKIAQGIGYPVMIKASAGGGGKGLRVAFNDKEAAEGFAACKTEAMNSFGDDRIFIEKFVEGPRHIEIQILGDSHGNVVYLNERDCSIQRRHQKVIEEAPSPFIDPATRKAMGEQAVALAKAVNYQSAGTVEFVVGKDKSFYFLEMNTRLQVEHPVTESITGLDLVEQMIRVAAGEKLSFKQEDVKLDGWSIECRINADDPFRNFLPSTGRLVKYRPPESVNGVRVDTGVYEGGEIPMYYDSMIAKLIVHGKDRTEAIEKMRSALNDFVIRGIHSNIPFQAALLQHPRFVNGDFTTGFIAEEYPEGFKKDSVQPADPKRLAALAAFMRYRYLEHIKMIDGQLAGHEMVIAKKFVVVTGKKTGSMNDPYEVPIRVELKDGVYSVYIEENDGVSRYDIVSDWRPGQICLNATINGTQKITAQVERKGVKFYLILDGAHYECMVLSPLGAELQRRMPVKLPPDTSKLVMSPMPGLLTKVAVKVGEAVTAGQKLASIEAMKMENTISAMQDGVVAEICAKEGESLAVDQLIIRFG